A single window of Microbispora hainanensis DNA harbors:
- a CDS encoding sulfotransferase family protein: MLEVIGAGLPRTGTTSVKVALERLGFGPCYHFYEVLLRPELAARWLPVCADGAAPDWDRVFEGFRSCVDWPASFFWRELARAYPEAKVVLTVRDPQSWYASFRLLGSLGPREPLREDEAPESIRPVVAAITSLRPLFERISGSLFGENRQPGHSPDEERAVAAYHRHVAEVLAAVPAERLLVFDVREGWGPLCAFLGVAAPPDVPFPHLNDAASIRRTFELMHTEGRVHVPFAPGG; this comes from the coding sequence ATGCTGGAGGTCATCGGCGCGGGACTTCCGCGCACCGGAACGACGTCGGTGAAGGTGGCCCTGGAGCGGCTCGGGTTCGGGCCCTGCTATCACTTCTACGAGGTCCTGCTCCGCCCGGAGCTCGCCGCACGATGGCTGCCCGTCTGCGCGGACGGGGCGGCACCCGACTGGGACCGGGTCTTCGAGGGCTTCCGCTCCTGTGTGGACTGGCCCGCCAGCTTCTTCTGGCGGGAGCTGGCACGGGCGTATCCGGAGGCCAAGGTCGTCCTCACGGTCCGCGACCCGCAGAGCTGGTATGCCAGCTTCCGCCTGCTGGGCTCGCTGGGCCCGCGCGAGCCGCTGCGGGAGGACGAGGCGCCCGAGTCCATCCGTCCGGTGGTCGCCGCGATCACGAGTCTCCGGCCGCTCTTCGAGCGGATCAGCGGGTCGTTGTTCGGGGAAAACCGGCAGCCCGGTCACAGCCCGGACGAGGAGCGGGCCGTCGCGGCCTACCACCGGCATGTCGCCGAGGTGCTGGCCGCCGTTCCCGCCGAACGGCTCCTGGTCTTCGACGTACGCGAGGGATGGGGACCGCTGTGCGCCTTCCTCGGGGTCGCCGCTCCCCCGGACGTCCCGTTCCCGCACCTCAACGACGCCGCGTCGATCCGCAGGACGTTCGAGCTCATGCACACCGAGGGCCGCGTCCACGTCCCCTTCGCGCCCGGAGGCTGA
- a CDS encoding bifunctional aldolase/short-chain dehydrogenase — MTTPVEQLLERAHLLGADPRNTNFAGGNASAKGTALDPVTGTGVELMWVKGSGGDLGTLTESGLAVLRLDRLRALTGVYPGVEREDEMVAAFDHCAFGKGGAAPSIDTAMHGLIDAAHVDHLHPDAGIAIAAAADGEELTRRIFGDRVVWVPWRRPGFQLGLDIAAVKDANPRAVGCILGGHGITAWGDTSAECAGNSLWIIRTAEAYIAQRGRPEPFGPVMPGWEPLPERARRERAAELFPVLRGLCSTDVRQVGHYTGTPEVLDFLSRERHAELAALGTSCPDHFLRTKVAPLVLDLPAGAPLEEVISRLGELHAAYREDYRAYYERHATPASPPMRGADPAIVLVPGVGMFSFGKDKQTARVAGEFFLNAINVMRGAEALSVYAPIEESEKFRIEYWELEEAKLRRMPAPKPLSTRIALVTGGGSGIGAATARRLAAEGACVVVADRDLAAAEKVAAEIGAHAHRPADAAVAVQADVTDEAQVVEAVRQAVLAFGGVDLVVNNAGLSLSRSLLETTVDDWDLQHDVMARGSFLVSRETARVMIEQGMGGDIVYIASNNSVFAGRDNVAYGAAKADQAHQVRLLAAELGEHGIRVNGINPDGVVRGSAIFASGWGTNRAAVYGVPEAELGEFYARRTLLKREVLPEHVAAAVFALTGGDLSLTTGLHIPVDAGEAAAFLR, encoded by the coding sequence ATGACCACGCCGGTTGAGCAGCTGCTCGAACGCGCGCACCTGCTGGGAGCCGACCCCCGGAACACGAACTTCGCCGGGGGCAACGCTTCGGCCAAGGGCACTGCTCTCGACCCGGTCACCGGCACCGGCGTGGAACTGATGTGGGTGAAGGGATCGGGCGGCGACCTCGGCACGCTCACCGAATCGGGCCTGGCCGTGCTCCGGCTCGACCGGCTGCGCGCGCTCACCGGCGTCTACCCGGGTGTCGAACGCGAGGACGAGATGGTCGCCGCCTTCGACCACTGCGCGTTCGGCAAGGGCGGGGCGGCGCCGTCGATCGACACCGCGATGCACGGCCTGATCGACGCGGCGCACGTCGACCACCTCCACCCCGACGCCGGGATCGCCATCGCGGCCGCCGCAGATGGCGAGGAGCTGACCCGGCGCATCTTCGGCGACCGGGTCGTCTGGGTGCCCTGGCGGCGTCCCGGCTTTCAGCTCGGCCTGGACATCGCCGCCGTCAAGGACGCCAACCCCCGGGCCGTCGGCTGCATCCTGGGCGGCCACGGCATCACCGCCTGGGGCGACACCTCCGCGGAATGCGCCGGCAACTCGCTGTGGATCATCCGCACCGCCGAGGCGTACATCGCCCAGCGCGGCAGGCCCGAGCCGTTCGGGCCGGTGATGCCGGGCTGGGAGCCGCTGCCGGAGCGGGCCAGGCGCGAGCGGGCGGCGGAGCTGTTCCCGGTGCTGCGCGGCCTGTGCTCGACCGACGTCCGCCAGGTCGGCCACTACACCGGCACCCCCGAGGTGCTCGACTTCCTGTCCCGCGAGCGGCACGCGGAGCTGGCCGCCCTCGGCACCTCGTGCCCCGACCACTTCCTGCGCACCAAGGTCGCGCCGCTCGTGCTCGACCTGCCCGCCGGCGCGCCGCTGGAGGAGGTGATCTCGCGCCTCGGCGAGCTGCACGCGGCCTACCGCGAGGACTACCGCGCGTACTACGAACGGCACGCCACCCCCGCCTCGCCCCCGATGCGCGGCGCCGACCCGGCCATCGTGCTCGTGCCGGGCGTCGGCATGTTCTCCTTCGGCAAGGACAAGCAGACCGCCCGCGTCGCCGGTGAGTTCTTCCTCAACGCGATCAACGTGATGCGCGGCGCCGAGGCGCTGTCGGTCTACGCCCCGATCGAGGAGTCGGAGAAGTTCCGCATCGAATACTGGGAGCTGGAGGAGGCCAAGCTGCGGCGGATGCCGGCGCCCAAGCCGCTGTCCACCCGGATCGCGCTGGTCACCGGCGGCGGCTCGGGCATCGGCGCGGCCACCGCCCGCCGCCTGGCCGCCGAGGGCGCCTGCGTGGTGGTCGCCGACCGCGACCTCGCCGCCGCCGAGAAGGTGGCCGCCGAGATCGGGGCCCACGCGCATCGTCCCGCCGACGCGGCCGTGGCCGTCCAGGCCGACGTCACCGACGAGGCCCAGGTCGTCGAGGCCGTACGGCAGGCCGTGCTGGCCTTCGGCGGGGTCGATCTGGTGGTCAACAACGCCGGGCTGTCGCTGTCGCGCTCGCTGCTGGAGACCACCGTGGACGACTGGGACCTCCAGCACGACGTGATGGCCCGCGGCTCGTTCCTCGTCTCCCGGGAGACGGCCCGCGTCATGATCGAGCAGGGCATGGGCGGCGACATCGTCTACATCGCGTCCAATAACTCCGTCTTCGCCGGGCGCGACAACGTGGCGTACGGCGCGGCCAAGGCCGACCAGGCCCACCAGGTGCGCCTGCTCGCGGCCGAGCTCGGCGAGCACGGCATCCGCGTCAACGGGATCAACCCCGACGGGGTGGTCCGCGGCTCCGCCATCTTCGCCTCCGGCTGGGGCACCAACCGGGCGGCCGTCTACGGCGTGCCGGAGGCCGAGCTCGGCGAGTTCTACGCCCGGCGCACTCTGCTCAAGCGCGAGGTGCTGCCCGAGCACGTCGCCGCCGCCGTCTTCGCCCTCACCGGCGGCGACCTGTCCCTCACCACCGGCCTGCACATCCCCGTCGACGCCGGGGAGGCCGCGGCATTCCTGCGCTGA